A single region of the Salvia miltiorrhiza cultivar Shanhuang (shh) chromosome 8, IMPLAD_Smil_shh, whole genome shotgun sequence genome encodes:
- the LOC130997474 gene encoding F-box protein PP2-B15-like yields the protein MEALPEDCLSLVISLTSPCDACSSAAVSAAFRGAADSDVVWESFLPPDYRDIISRSVSPVELSSKKDAFRRLSSTPLLIDGGKKIFSIDKNTNKKRYMLSARELSIAWSKNSLYWSWKPVQHSRFSEAAELVMVSWLELHAKVKMGTLSPNTTYAAYLILQLVNRAFGLDVVASEASIEIGNYKTKRTIYVDKYKIQGLNELKEGENSVIRPRGDGWLEVELGEFHSNGRKEEEEVNIWFRETKGVHLKGGIVVEGIELRPKT from the exons ATGGAGGCCCTGCCGGAAGACTGCTTGTCCCTCGTCATCTCGCTCACTTCTCCATGCGACGCCTGCTCGTCGGCGGCGGTCTCCGCCGCATTCCGCGGCGCGGCCGATTCCGACGTCGTCTGGGAGAGTTTTCTGCCGCCTGATTATCGCGATATCATATCCAGATCGGTTTCGCCGGTGGAGCTCTCCTCCAAAAAAGATGCGTTTCGCCGCCTGTCGTCCACCCCGCTTCTCATCGACGGGGGCAAAAAG ATATTTTCAATAGACAAGAATACGAACAAGAAACGGTACATGTTGAGTGCAAGGGAGCTTTCAATTGCTTGGTCGAAAAATTCTTTATATTGGTCATGGAAACCCGTGCAGCACTCAAG ATTTTCGGAGGCGGCGGAGCTAGTAATGGTCTCTTGGCTAGAACTACATGCAAAAGTAAAGATGGGAACGTTGTCTCCAAACACGACTTATGCAGCATACCTCATTCTTCAATTAGTGAATCGCGCTTTTGGATTGGATGTGGTGGCATCTGAGGCCTCAATTGAAATCGGAAATTACAAAACGAAGAGAACGATTTATGTGGACAAATATAAAATCCAGGGACTAAACGAATTAAAGGAAGGGGAAAATAGCGTGATTCGTCCACGTGGCGACGGATGGTTGGAGGTGGAATTGGGAGAGTTCCACAGTAACGGGAGGAAGGAAGAAGAGGAAGTCAACATTTGGTTTAGAGAAACAAAGGGTGTGCATCTCAAAGGGGGCATTGTTGTTGAAGGCATTGAGCTTAGACCCAAAACTTGA
- the LOC130997475 gene encoding uncharacterized protein LOC130997475, with protein sequence MAATHSIKISNPNPLLCLLCTSSPPPFSAKLPNNNVSYFFGASLSRISGYQNSAPTLSKRLVLTSVAGLWDALTGGDSAREAVAAVRRGMLLFRQGDVQGSLAEFDKTIDLDPRQKVYLWQRGLSLYYLDRFEEGAEQFRLDVAQNPNDTEESIWCFLCEARLYGVDEARRRFLEVGVDPRPVMREAYRMFKDGGDPEKLVAAFSSGRESEYFYASLYAGLYYESENKSDEAKHHIIAACKSPYGSRSDDYMASLAKVHCSCRNWPLSALT encoded by the exons ATGGCGGCAACCCACAGCATAAAAATCTCGAATCCAAACCCCTTACTATGCTTGCTGTGTACCTCGTCGCCACCTCCATTTTCTGCAAAACTCCCAAACAATAACGTTTCTTATTTTTTCGGCGCCAGTCTTTCTAGAATTAGTGGTTACCAAAACTCGGCCCCGACGCTGTCAAAAAGGCTCGTTCTCACCTCAGTTGCTGGACTCTGGGACGCCTTAACCGGCGGCGACTCTGCTCGTGAAGCCGTCGCCGCTGTTCGGCGAGGAATGCTTCTATTTAGACAG GGTGATGTTCAAGGTTCCTTAGCTGAGTTTGACAAGACTATTGATCTCGATCCTCGTCAGAAAGTAT ATCTTTGGCAGAGAGGGTTGTCGCTATACTATCTCGATAG ATTTGAAGAAGGTGCAGAGCAATTTCGACTAGATGTTGCACAAAACCCAAATGACACCGAAGAGTCAATATGGTGCTTTCTTTGTGAGGCTCGATTGTATGGTGTTGATGAAGCTAGAAGACGATTTTTGGAG GTTGGTGTAGATCCACGACCTGTCATGAGAGAAGCCTACCGCATGTTTAAAGATGGCGGGGACCCAGAAAAG CTTGTTGCAGCATTTTCAAGTGGTCGGGAGAGTGAATATTTCTATGCTTCTTTATATGCTGGCCTTTATTACGAATCTGAG AATAAAAGTGATGAAGCTAAACACCACATAATTGCTGCATGTAAATCTCCCTACGGTTCAAG GTCCGATGACTATATGGCATCGCTCGCCAAGGTTCATTGCTCTTGCCGAAATTGGCCACTCAGTGCACTCACTTGA